The following are encoded together in the Chiloscyllium plagiosum isolate BGI_BamShark_2017 chromosome 1, ASM401019v2, whole genome shotgun sequence genome:
- the st8sia3 gene encoding sia-alpha-2,3-Gal-beta-1,4-GlcNAc-R:alpha 2,8-sialyltransferase: MRICRMVRMASVLGLVMLSVALLILSLISYVSLKKDNLFATPRYLGSAGPRLYMLHSGFRSQFSWKFLDPSFLPAGSGLSDNTRANSAKWTFNTTSFLKQRKDISRYVDIYKNFTLVKKNVRVGQLLHYDYSNHKYVFSVSNSFRSLLPDVPPILKMHHNTCAVVGNSGILIGSHCGADIDKTDFVFRCNFAPTESFERDVGKKTNLTTFNPSILEKYYNNLLTIQDRNKFFLNLKKLDGAILWIPAFFFHTSAPVTRTLVDFFIEYRAQLKVQLAWPGNIMQHVNKYWKTKHLSPKRLSTGILMYTLASAICEEIHLYGFWPFAWDPNTGKELPYHYYDKKGTKFTTKWQESHQLPAEFKLLFKLHNDGLTKLTLSRCAS; the protein is encoded by the exons ATGAGGATCTGCAGGATGGTTCGTATGGCGAGTGTGCTGGGTTTGGTGATGTTAAGCGTCGCTCTGCTTATTTTATCGCTGATCAGCTATGTCTCACTGAAAAAGGATAACCTCTTCGCCACCCCACGATATCTAGGTTCAGCCGGCCCTAGGCTCTATATGTTACACAGTGGATTTCG gTCACAGTTCTCTTGGAAATTTCTGGATCCTTCTTTTTTGCCAGCAGGAAGTGGCCTTAGTGACAATACTCGTGCCAACTCCGCGAAATGGACTTTCAACACAACATCCTTTTTAAAGCAAAG GAAGGACATCAGTCGCTATGTCGACATTTATAAAAATTTCACCTTGGTTAAGAAAAACGTACGAGTAGGACAGTTGCTGCACTACGATTACTCTAACCACAAATACGTTTTCTCAGTCAGCAATAGTTTTCGATCATTGCTCCCCGACGTGCCCCCTATATTAAAGATGCACCACAATACATGTGCGGTGGTTGGGAACAGTGGGATACTAATCGGGAGCCATTGTGGAGCTGATATCGATAAAACAGATTTCGTGTTCCGTTGCAATTTCGCCCCAACTGAATCTTTTGAGAGAGATGTTGGCAAAAAGACGAATCTCACGACATTCAACCCAAGCATCCTGGAAAAGTACTACAACAATCTATTAACAATCCAGGATCGAAATAAGTTTTTCCTGAATCTTAAAAAGCTCGATGGAGCCATTCTTTGGATCCCTGCCTTTTTCTTCCACACTTCCGCTCCGGTGACAAGAACGTTAGTAGATTTTTTTATAGAGTATAGAGCACAACTAAAGGTCCAATTGGCTTGGCCTGGGAACATAATGCAGCATGTCAATAA ATATTGGAAGACCAAACATCTATCCCCAAAGCGTCTAAGTACAGGCATCCTGATGTATACACTAGCGTCGGCCATCTGCGAAGAGATCCACTTGTACGGATTTTGGCCTTTCGCTTGGGATCCCAACACAGGAAAAGAATTGCCATATCACTACTACGACAAAAAGGGGACAAAATTCACAACCAAATGGCAAGAGTCACATCAACTACCAGCAGAATTCAAGCTGTTGTTCAAGCTACACAATGACGGCTTGACTAAACTGACTCTCTCACGTTGTGCCTCTTAA